In the Populus trichocarpa isolate Nisqually-1 chromosome 8, P.trichocarpa_v4.1, whole genome shotgun sequence genome, TGGCTTGGTTATCCGAATATGAAGGGAGGTGAGTTCGGTCACCTCAAAATCTGAATTGTAGTTGGCCTCGTGTTTAGTAATCCTTTGTGATGTGTCTCGTTCACAGGGAAAGAACTCCACAGTTTGTCGTTCCAGCTTATCTTTCTGGGCCAAAGAACGTGAACCGTCAAGAGTCTGGTCCCCTTTGGCTCAAATTCGAGCAAGCTTTGAGCAATTACGAAGACATAAAGAGGTAATCCCCACTCATTTGCGTATCCTTAAATGgaaaaattaactatttttcCATATTGCTGATGAGTTCATCTTTTCCTTTATATATAGGGATCCTGGAAATTGCACCATCTTGTAAGCAGTAAGCTGACCAACGAAATGAAACCATCGTTCAAGTTGTATTGACTCGTTATACAAGAGCAATGAAATGAGTGTAAACTTCTTTTGTGTGGAATTAAGTTAGCAAATACGAGGGCAGATCCAAGCATTAGGGAGAAGAAAGACTAGCTGTAGCTTCTTCTGTCCTTTATTGGCCTCCTATACAGTGGATTGAGTAATCAAACAATCATATAAGATGCCGTGTGAAAATGTGATCTGCATTTGCTGTTTTGGCTTATTCTTAGAATGCTTTACAGGAGCTGTCAGTGGCGCTTCAACTGGTTTTATAGTTAGAGCCTGCGGTGTATTGGAAGACGATAGGAATCGTATTCAGAATGTATAGATACGCCGTGACTGACAAGTCAGCACAATTTGTAAAGACTTGGCTTCGTTTGGAATGATCACACTAacttaaaataaagatttttacttattctactttttttttccacaaacaGAGACAAAAGTTCCAACTAAAAAAGATGCtagaaattattgataaaatattttgtttgggaTGAAACTGAGAATTGGATGACATATTAGGAGCTAATTTGAGGTttgtcttttctctctccttttttaagGCTAAATGATCCAAAATGATTCCGAACTTAACCCCTAATCTTTAAGGTTTTTTGTTTGTGtgacatcaaattatttttttcagtaaaaaataAGCCTTTTTTCCAAGTTCAAGTCCCTTCGTCAATTTTGcttaaataacatgtttttaactttttataagCTTGTCAAGTAAAGGGTGCATGATCTAAATTTAGGTTGTTTTAAAGTTTAAGgatgtttttgaataattttgttttgtttttttattaggataCTGGCATGCAAGATAGAAATaaaggattaaataaaataaaaaataaaacatataagaaTTTATATATTCATCTAATTCAACtatatttatagataaatataaaaaattttactaACTAATACGAGAATTACAatctttttactaatttttctaaaatatttcacTTACTTTTAAATgtctcataaattttttttagtaactcGGGGTAttcgggtcagcttacgcgcaccacaactaattcCCGGATCCATTGAATACCCTGCAAATCTAATAAACAGGTAAAACATTGCAGGGTGACAGGTTTACACACTGAGGCTCGAACCCAGGCGACAGAGACAAGAAAACCTTGCCTCTGTCGCTTGGATACAAATCTCGATGCTAAATACCTCATAATTGATGTTGCAAGTGGCATCAAATTATTACTATAATCATTGACTAACTCATAATTGATGTTGCAAATTGATGTTGCAAGTGGCATCAAATTAGTACTATAATTATTGACTAAGATGTAAAGAATTCACCTTCTCTCACCATTGTTTACTTAGGTGGCTGGCTTCACATTTTTCAAAGTAGTAAATGTTTTCCCAAAGGTTTGCCCACTTCACTAGCTTCTGCGTTCtacagagagggagagagagagagagatgggaaTCTGGGACTACATAAATTCAAGTGCCGATTTAGTGAATCGGCGTGCGTTAACACCTACAAAGAACATATGCTGGAACTCTTTTTCTTACGGCCGTGCTGCCGTTACCAGAATAGACACCGCCGTCAGAGTTAACGCCATCCCCGCGTTAAACAAGCGATTACAGGACGAAGAAACCCGGGCCATGATGAGCCATGTCACCATCAACTGTGCCAAAAACGCTGCTATTTTTGCATTTCGCGAAGGCGTCAAGATTGTCCCTGGTACGTACACAGTAATTCACTCCATTAGCTGTTggttagttttaatttattgattaattaattaattaattcctgTAAGGTGGAGCGCCAGTTTATGAAATTGTTTCAAAATCAATTGGAAAGAAAGGAGTGGCGGGGGATTCCAAAGAGAAGACAAACAAATTGGAAGCTGAGGTTGAGGtactgaaaaaagaaatcaatgaaTTGAAAAGATTAAGCAATCAATGTGAGGCAAGTGATTATATGAATGGTTGTGGATCCACAGCTAGAGTGGATTGTTTTGAACAGCCAAAAGTAGTGAATAAAACCTTACAAGGTGCAGTGGTCAGAAGTTTTATGAATACACAACAACCAGACAGTGCGATCCGGCGTTTCATGATGGAGGGATTTGCTCATGTGTTAGAATACGAGGTTAAGTCTGAGAATGAACAACCTCATAAGTGATAAGAGGGAGTTGAGTCTTGTGGCGTGTTTagtatattaattaagtattatgagtgtttttattattaacttaatcaccactctctttttttcatctgaATTAAGAACTATTCGGTGCTCTGAGATGTGAAAAGGTTGGGACTGTTCATTTCTGCATTGTCACTCTCCTTTTTTCATCTGAATTAAGAACTATTCGGTGCTCTGAGATATGAAAAGGTTGGGACTGTTCATttctgcattgttttttttttctccttgtgGCTCAGTTGTTTAACCTAGAAATTTAAGATGTAGATTCAGTTTATCTAACCATTTTCTCTAACATAAATCAATATCCACaatcttgattttgaatttggaaGGTGGTTTAATGCAAACTAATATGATTAAAACATTAGTAAGCTTTTGCTTTACCTGGGAATGTGACAGTTCAGACTTCTCTGTTAGTGTTGAGAGCAGCCACATCTTCTGTTTCCTCTTCATCATCAGCACCCACTTTGGAATTCTCCTCTTCCGTTGCCTCTGCATCATTTGTATTGGCCATGGAATTTAGAGCTTCCAAGAAGCGTAGTTAGAACCCTGTCTTTCTCGCAGTGACCGGTTCAACAAAACACATTACAACCTCTACCTTACCTTCACTGCCTGGATTGACATTTTCATTTAACATGTCGCACCTGAAGACTTGTGATCTCCTTCGTCCAATGGCAGTTGGAAATAGAAAACACCCTTTACAATCAGTGTCTGCCAAGATGATGGTAAATCAGTAATTCTCTAGGAGCCTTGTGAGGCAACCCAAGCCCAGAACGGACAGTTTCGGGAGGCCACTAAGGTCAGTTGGTAGgctataaaaatcatttatagatGAACTCACTCCCGCACCATCTCTGTCCCTTCTTCAAACATAACAGCCATGCTCATATAGAAATGAGACTCAACATGGCAATGAAAGGCTCAGATTCCTGGATTTTCAGCTCTAAACCTCAAAGCAGTCCATCCGTAAGGTGTGTTCTTTATACTGGGATTAACCGAATTGTCTTTCCTCCATTCACTAGACATGTTATACTTGCCTGCACCATACCCcaggacccaaaaatcatgcccATGGATGTGTCTCGCTATTGTTTACAGTCACGGTATTAGCATTTTGTAGTACGACGTCAACTGTTGAATTGAACCATAGGCTATATATGCGGTTGCTTGAAGtaccattaatattttttgcaaCACTATATATGTCAAATTTTGCGATCTCCTTTCCATCAGGAGGAGGGCATTGATCAAATGCGCTGGTCATGTTTTCGAGTGCAATAAGGTGTGGGGTCCGAGGAAGTGAGAGAAAGGTTGTTCAAGGACCATTTAAAATACCCAGC is a window encoding:
- the LOC7460677 gene encoding uncharacterized protein LOC7460677; translation: MGIWDYINSSADLVNRRALTPTKNICWNSFSYGRAAVTRIDTAVRVNAIPALNKRLQDEETRAMMSHVTINCAKNAAIFAFREGVKIVPGGAPVYEIVSKSIGKKGVAGDSKEKTNKLEAEVEVLKKEINELKRLSNQCEASDYMNGCGSTARVDCFEQPKVVNKTLQGAVVRSFMNTQQPDSAIRRFMMEGFAHVLEYEVKSENEQPHK